Proteins encoded by one window of Dioscorea cayenensis subsp. rotundata cultivar TDr96_F1 chromosome 6, TDr96_F1_v2_PseudoChromosome.rev07_lg8_w22 25.fasta, whole genome shotgun sequence:
- the LOC120263861 gene encoding translation initiation factor eIF-2B subunit gamma: MAMDFQVVVLAGGASKNLAPLVSEDIPKALLPVANRPVLSYVLELLESSNLKDLIVVVEGSDAALRVGGWISGAYVDRLHVEVAAVPEDIGTAGALRAVAHHLTASDILVVSGDLVTDVPLGVVAATHRRHGAVVTALLCDTPISGISETGSKDKAKKLGRYNIVGLDPTRQFLLLIASGAEVEKDTRVQKSILGAVGQMEIRADLMDAHMYALKRRVLQEVLDQKDSFHSIRQDVFPYLVRSQLRSEVAKFEEGWNNTITSKTNLIWLSQHREIAPSAFHNGHELDANGSLSAQSTHKCCAYIAGKNKYCARLNSIQAFIDINRDVVGEASHLSGYSFSAQNNVVHPSAELGSKTTVGPQCMLAEGSKLGDKCSVKRSVIGRHCRIGSNVKIVNTVVMNHVTIEDGCLVQGSIICSNVHLQERCVLKDCQVGAGYVVTSGGEHKSESLAKR, from the exons ATGGCCATGGATTTCCAGGTCGTCGTCCTCGCCGGCGGTGCCTCTAAGAACCTTGCTCCTCTCGTCTCCGAG GATATCCCTAAGGCGTTGCTCCCCGTCGCCAACCGACCCGTGCTTTCCTACGTCCTCGAGCTCCTTGAGTCCAGTAACCTCAAAGACCTCATTGTG GTGGTCGAGGGTTCAGATGCTGCTCTTCGCGTTGGCGGATGGATTTCCGGTGCCTACGTTGATCGTCTCCACGTCGAG GTTGCTGCAGTGCCTGAGGATATTGGAACTGCTGGCGCATTGCGGGCGGTGGCGCACCATCTCACTGCAAGTGACATTCTG GTTGTTAGTGGTGACCTTGTTACTGATGTGCCTCTGGGGGTGGTGGCTGCGACTCACAGAAGACATGGTGCAGTTGTGACTGCATTGCTGTGTGATACTCCTATTAGTGGAATTTCTGAAACTGGATCGAAGGACAAAGCAAAAAAGCTAGGGCGGTACAATATTGTGGGTTTGGATCCCACCAGGCAATTCTTGCTACTGATTGCATCAG GGGCTGAAGTTGAAAAAGATACCCGTGTCCAAAAGAGTATACTTGGAGCTGTTGGCCAG aTGGAGATTCGTGCTGATCTAATGGATGCTCATATGTATGCACTAAAGAG GAGAGTTCTGCAGGAAGTTTTGGATCAGAAGGATTCATTTCATAGCATTAGGCAGGATGTCTTCCCTTATCTTGTCAGGAGTCAGCTG AGGTCAGAAGTGGCAAAATTTGAAGAAGGTTGGAATAACACAATTACTTCTAAAACTAACCTAATTTGGCTCTCTCAACACCGTGAAATTGCCCCATCTGCTTTTCACAATGGTCATGAATTGGATGCTAATGGTTCACTGTCTGCTCAAAGTACTCATAAATGCTGTGCCTATATTGCTGGCAAAAACAAATATTGTGCTCGTCTAAACTCTATTCAAGCCTTCATTGACATCAATCGCGAT GTGGTTGGGGAGGCCAGTCACCTTTCTGGTTATTCTTTCTCTGCACAAAACAATGTTGTGCATCCATCAGCAGAACTCGGGTCAAAAACAACT GTTGGGCCACAATGCATGCTTGCAGAAGGTTCAAAATTAGGTGACAAATGTAGTGTCAAACGGTCTGTCATAGGTCGCCACTGCAGAATTGGTTCAAATGTAAAG ATTGTAAATACTGTTGTGATGAATCATGTCACAATTGAAGATGGTTGTTTGGTTCAAGGTTCCATCATTTGCAGTAATGTCCACCTTCAAGAGCGTTGTGTGCTAAAGGACTGTCAG
- the LOC120263168 gene encoding uncharacterized protein LOC120263168, with the protein MAKTSIRYHNYDSESHNIDFDRAHDSEKDKGFKRYHNYDSKSYGIDFGRAHNRKLDRGFNRYHNYDLGSRGINFRRAYDRELNRGFNKYHNYDSNSYGSCIDFGCVHDREVDRGFNKYYNYDSDTHGIDFGRAHDKELDRGFNRYQNYDLESCCIDFGRAHNRKLDKDFNRYHNYDVENCGIDFGHAHDRESDEAYFVTE; encoded by the exons ATGGCAAAGACTTCAATCAGATATCACAATTATGATTCAGAGAGTCATAATATAGATTTTGATCGTGCTCATGATAGTGAAAAAGACAAAGGCTTCAAGAGATATCACAATTATGATTCAAAAAGTTATGGTATAGATTTTGGGCGTGCTCATAATAGAAAACTGGACAGAGGCTTCAACAGATATCACAATTATGATTTAGGGAGTCGTGGTATAAATTTTAGGCGTGCTTATGATAGAGAACTGAATAGAGGCTTCAACAAATATCACAATTATGATTCAAATAGTTATG GGAGTTGTATAGATTTTGGGTGTGTTCATGATAGAGAAGTGGATAGAGGctttaacaaatattataattatgattcAGACACTCATGGTATAGATTTTGGTCGTGCTCATGATAAAGAACTAGACAGAGGCTTCAACAGATATCAAAATTATGATTTAGAAAGTTGTTGTATAGACTTTGGGCGTGCTCATAATAGAAAACTGGACAAAGACTTCAACAGATATCACAATTATGATGTGGAGAATTGTGGGATAGATTTTGGCCATGCTCATGATAGAGAATCGGATgag GCATACTTTGTAACTGAATAG